CTGGAGATCAAGCTGGTGGCACTTGGGAAAATATTGGTTATCAAATACCTACGTATCTGAGTAGTTCGTTATCTGGTTTAGCGAATGTTGGTGGTGATATTGATGGGATTTACGGTGGCGGCAAGCCGATTATTCAAACTCGTGATTTGCAATGGAAGTCTTTTACCCCACTTCAATTAAATATGGATGGTTGGGGTTCAGAAAACAAAACTCCTTTTACTTTTGGTCAGCCTTATACTGCTATTAATCGATTTTATTTAAAACTTAAAAGTCAATTACTACCTTATTTTTACTCAGCAGCTTATCAAAATACTTTTCATGGCCAGCCTTTGTTGGCTCCGGTGGTCTATGATAGGAATTTACAATTAACAAAAACGCCAGATTTAGATCACGAATTTTTAGTTGGAGAGCATATTTTAGTAGCTCCTATTTATCAAGATGCGAAAATGGATGCGCAAGGTCAAGATTTTCGCGATGGCATCTATTTGCCAGGGAAAAATGATGTTTGGATTGATTATTTTACTGGAGAAGAATATCGAGGTCATCAAGTATTAAATAATTTTGTTGTGCCACTTTGGAAAACACCAGTTTTTATTAAGAAGGGTGCTATTATTCCAGAAAACAATCCCAATAATAATCCCACAGAAATTGATACACAGACACAAATGATTAGTATCTATCCGGCTAATCGAGAAACAACAACGCTAATTTATGATGATGATGGTGTTAGTGAAGCTTACTTACAAGGTAAAAGTGTCCAAACCTTGGTTAAATGCAAGCAAGATTTGCATAAAATTATAGTTGAAGTTGGTATGACAGAAGGAGACTATCAAGGATTTGAATCTCAAAAGCAAACAATTATTAAGGTAAAAACTGATCATTCACCACAACAAGTGTTAGTCAATGGGCAAAAGCTGGCGGTAACAGCGTATGAATTTCAAGTACAGCATCCATTGCCATTTCTTTCTCAAATAGAAGGATTAAAACATGTGACTAATGGTAGTTGGCTCACCATTAAAATTCCAATGCATGATGTGACAAAACAAGAATTAAAAATTGAAATAGATGAGTAGTATGAATGATAAATTAATTAGTATGTTAAATAAATCACAAGTTTTACTTGTGGGGAGTTAGAAGAGCTTTAGCGAGAAAAACTTCCTTTCGGTATAATAGTTTCGGCTACCAACCAAAGCTATCCGAAAGGAAGTTTTTGCATTGTCTAAAGACGATAATAGCTTAGCACATACACGCTGGAATTGTAAATATCATATCGTATTTACACCTAAATACCGAAGGAAAGTAATTTATGGGAAATTGAGACAAGATATCGGTCACATTTTGCGACGCTTATGCGAACTTAAAGAAGTAGAAATCATTGAAGCTCATGCAATGCCAGACCATATTCATATGCTGGTTAAGATTCCTCCAAAAATCAGTGTTGCCAGTTTTATGGGATATCTAAAAGGCAGAAGTGCTGTCATTATCCATGAGCGGCATGCGAATCTGAAATATAAATATGGCAATCGCAGTTTTTGGGCTAGAGGATATTATGCCAGTACCGTCGGGTTAAATCAAAAAACGATTGAAAAATATATTCGAGAACAGGAAGCAGAAGACCGCTTACAAGATACGATTAGTAAAAGAGAATATCTAGATCCCTTTAAGAAACATTAAATCTAAAAACAATTAGAATAGTCGCGGTTGGTAGGCTTTTGTTGGGCCCCTTCAAGGGGCTATTTGTCTAACAATTATGAGGCACTTCACTACGTTGGTGGATAGTTACTTATATACTCCAGTAAGAATTAATTTTTAATATTATAAGTAGTTATATATTATGATTCATATTAGGTGGCTAATGCAGTGGACAGATTATTGATAGCGCTTACTAATATTAAATCTATAATTAGAGCATGTAAGGGGGCGTAGAAAGATGTTAGCTCACAACGAAAAAGAAATTATTGATTTTTTGATAAATAGTAATTCCTATGTAACAGCTAAAGAAATTGCTAATCAATTATTATTATCTACCAAAACAGTTTATCGTACAATTAAACATCTAAATTCTACATACTCCTCTAACAAATTGATAGATAGCAAAAAAGGAAGGGGGTTTAGAATTAACTATTATAACTATTTAAAGGAGGTTAAAATTCATAAATTTTCTAAAAAATATACAGCTGATGATCGTAGAAAAGAAATTTTATTGAAACTATTAATGGTTTCGCCGCATTCAGTGAAATTAAGGTCACTTTTTGGACAATTTTATTTGAGCGATACTGTTATTAATCATGATTTAAAAGTAATAAAGTCGATACTAAAATCTTATTCTCTTTCGCTCTCAAGAAGAAATTATCGAATAAAAATTATTGGTAAAGAAATTAATATTAGAAAGGCATTACAAGATATTCTTATTAAGCAAAATACTTCTTATCTATATACTAAAAATGGAATAGATTTTAACACAATTAGATTTTGCGTTAAAGAACTAGAATTTATAAATAAAAAATTAAAAGAAGAAGTTCCTTATCCTTATAATGTTAACATATTATCACATTTATATATATTAATTATGCGTTATAACAGTGATTCAATTAAACATCCAAGTTTAAATAATTTAACTCAAGAAGATATAAATATTATAAAAAATAACAAAACTGCTTATGTTTTAGCAAAACAAGTAATTGAACATGTTGAAACTTTTTTAAAAGCCAGATTACCTAATAATGAAATTTATTTTCTTTTGCAATATCTTTTATCTTCCCATTTAGATATTATGGATAAAATTGAAGATTATGGTTTTAAATATGATTTGGTAAAAAGAGTCACCAATTTTTATATTAAGAATGTAATAAATAGTTTAGATTTGCATACGGTAGATAATGAATTTAAAAAAGATTTATCTAATCATATTAGACCTATGATTAATCGTCTTTATAATAGTATCAATATTCATAATATTTTATTACAAGATATTAAACGAGAATATTTACCACTTTTTAATATTATTGTTGAGACTTCTCGTCAATTAAGTAAAAAATACAAACTACCAAAAATTTCGGATGCAGAAAATGGATTTATTACATTATATTTTGCTCGTTATTTAGAACAAAATAGGCAATATATTCGTGCTTTAGTTGTGTGTACAACTGGAATAGCAACAGCACAATTAATTAAAACAAAAATTCAAGCATGTTTTAATAATATTATTGTTGTTGGTGATGCAGCAAGTGCTGATATAAAAAGGCAATTGATAAAGTATTCGCCTATTGATTTAATTATTTCTACAATTCCGTTAAATGAAAATTTAGGAATACCTATAGTAATAGTTGGAGCTTTACTGACTCAACAAGATAAAAAAAGAATTAACGACATGATTAGTCGCATTTTAGGAAGTGAAAAAATGTTAAGCGACATTACTAATGAATCATTAATTAACTTAAATATTAAAGCTACAGATTGGAAAGATGCTATTAGAAAAAGTTCCGCTTCCTTAGTAAGAGAAGGTTATGCTACTAAAGAGTATGTTGAGGGAATGATTAAAGCTTCTGAAGAATCTGGTCCTTATATTGTTATTAGCAAAGGGGTAGCCTTGCCACATGCTCGCCCAGAATTAGGGGCAAAAAAAATTGGTATAACAATTACAACTTTAAATACGCCAATTAATTTTGGAAATTATAATAATGATCCTGTGAAATTTGTTTTTTCTTTATGTGCAATTGATAATAAATCACATTTAAAGGCCATGTCAGAATTGGTTAATTTTATAAGTAATCGTATTTTTTTAAAAAAATTAGAAAAAGAGAATAATCCTAGTGATGTCTATAAACTTATTCAGGAATTTGAAATGAGGTATAACGAAAATGAGTAAAATATATTCAGCTTTGATTGCATGTAGAACAGGAATGGGTTCTTCTATGATGTTGAAAATTAAAGTAAATCAAGTTGTGCGTGAAAACAAATTTCCATTTGATGTAGCCCATGATGTTATTGATGCAGCTAAAGGGATTAATCCAGATTTATTAATAACAATGGAAGATCTTGTGCCAGATGTTAAGGGGGAAGTACGTAATATTATTGGTATTAAAGATTTGACTGATAAAGCAGAGATTAAAGAGAAGTTACAAAAGTTTTTAAACGATCAAAATGATAATTCTTAGAATCCTAAAAGGAGTTGAACTATTTTGAATGGTATTTTAGCGTTTATCGTAGATTTGCTTAGTACCGCTTCTATTATGATTGGCTTAATTTCTTTTGTTGGTTTAGTAGTCCAAAAGGAAACGCCTACAAAAGTAATTAATGGAACTATTAAAACTATTGTTGGATTTTTGGTTTTTAGCATTGGTAGCGCAGCAGCAACAACAGCATTAAATGATTTTCAAGCCTTATTTGCTAAAGGGTTTCACTTACAAGGTGTATTGCCTTTAGCAGAAGCTGTTACCGCATTAGCTCAACAACGATTTGGTACAGTAGTTGCTTTAGTTATGACTTTAGGTTTTGTCATTAATTTAGTTGTTGCTCGTCTAACTCCTATGAAATATATCTTTTTAACAGGACAACATAGTTTATATTTATCAGCTTTATGTACTATCATGCTTAAATCAGTTGGCTTAAGTAACACTTATATTATTATTATTGGTGGTTTAATTGTTGGATTTATGTCAGCAGCTATGCCTGCAATTGCGCAACCAGGGATGCGTAAAGTCACTGGTGGCGATGATATTGCTTTAGGGCACTACGTTTCATTAGGATACGCACTGTCTAGCTGGCTAGGAAAAAAATTTGGCGACTCAGAAAAAAGTACTGAAAAGATGAAGCTACCTGGCTGGTTAAGTATTTTTAAAGATTATGTTATTGGTGTGTCTATTACAATGGTTATATTTTATTATATAGCAGCTTTTTTTGCTGGACAATCTCAAGTAGAACATCTTTCTCATGGTGTTAATTGGCTTATATACCCATTGCTTCAAGGTTTACAGTTTTCAGCATCTTTATATGTAATTATTACTGGAGTTCGTCTTTTATTAGGCGAGATTGTTAATGCATTTGTAGGTATTTCAGAAAAAATTATTCCTAATGCTAAACCAGCTCTTGATGTTCCTGTTGTATTTCCGTATGCTCCTACAGCAACTGTTATTGGTTTCATTTCTGCTTATGCAGCAGGCTTATTAATGATGTTTGTATTTGCAGCTTTTCATATGCCAGTTATTATACCAGTTGCTGTTCCTTACTTTTTTATTGGTGCTACTGCAGGTGTATTTGGTAATGCTACTGGTGGCTGGAAAGGATGTATTATTGGATCCTTTGTTGTAGGTATTTTAATTGCTGTGGGTCCTTCTTTAGTTTATCCAGTTTTATCTTCAATTGGATTAAAAGGGACCGCCTTTCCAGAAACAGATTTCAATGCTGTTGCTTTAATTATTAAATATGTTGGTCAATTATTTCAAAGTATCTTTTAATTATGATTGGAGTTAAAAAATGAATACAAAATTAGACGAATTATCGATAAATACAATTAGGAATTTAACTTTAGATGCAGTACAAAAAGCTCAACATGGACATTTAGGTATGCCCTTAGGTGCTGCTGCCATGGGATATACATTATGGAGGTATCATTTAAAAGTAAATCCTAAAGATGCTAATTGGTTTGATCGTGACAGATTTATTCTCAGTGCTGGACATGGTTCTATGCTATTATACGCTTTATTAAATTTATCTGGCTTTCCTTTAACAGTTGATGATATAAAACAGTTTCGACAACTGCATAGTTTAACTCCAGGACATCCAGAATATGGTAAGACTATAGGTGTTGATGCCAGTACAGGACCTCTAGGTCAAGGATTTGCTATGGGAGTAGGAATGGCCATCGCTCAAGCTCACTTAGCAGATCGTTTTAATAAACCTGATTTTCCTATTATTAATCACTATACTTATGTAATTTCTGGAGACGGTGATTTAGAAGAAGGAGTTTGTCAAGAAGCAGC
The nucleotide sequence above comes from Bombilactobacillus bombi. Encoded proteins:
- a CDS encoding PTS ascorbate transporter subunit IIC, producing the protein MNGILAFIVDLLSTASIMIGLISFVGLVVQKETPTKVINGTIKTIVGFLVFSIGSAAATTALNDFQALFAKGFHLQGVLPLAEAVTALAQQRFGTVVALVMTLGFVINLVVARLTPMKYIFLTGQHSLYLSALCTIMLKSVGLSNTYIIIIGGLIVGFMSAAMPAIAQPGMRKVTGGDDIALGHYVSLGYALSSWLGKKFGDSEKSTEKMKLPGWLSIFKDYVIGVSITMVIFYYIAAFFAGQSQVEHLSHGVNWLIYPLLQGLQFSASLYVIITGVRLLLGEIVNAFVGISEKIIPNAKPALDVPVVFPYAPTATVIGFISAYAAGLLMMFVFAAFHMPVIIPVAVPYFFIGATAGVFGNATGGWKGCIIGSFVVGILIAVGPSLVYPVLSSIGLKGTAFPETDFNAVALIIKYVGQLFQSIF
- a CDS encoding PTS sugar transporter subunit IIB translates to MSKIYSALIACRTGMGSSMMLKIKVNQVVRENKFPFDVAHDVIDAAKGINPDLLITMEDLVPDVKGEVRNIIGIKDLTDKAEIKEKLQKFLNDQNDNS
- the tnpA gene encoding IS200/IS605 family transposase codes for the protein MSKDDNSLAHTRWNCKYHIVFTPKYRRKVIYGKLRQDIGHILRRLCELKEVEIIEAHAMPDHIHMLVKIPPKISVASFMGYLKGRSAVIIHERHANLKYKYGNRSFWARGYYASTVGLNQKTIEKYIREQEAEDRLQDTISKREYLDPFKKH
- a CDS encoding BglG family transcription antiterminator; its protein translation is MLAHNEKEIIDFLINSNSYVTAKEIANQLLLSTKTVYRTIKHLNSTYSSNKLIDSKKGRGFRINYYNYLKEVKIHKFSKKYTADDRRKEILLKLLMVSPHSVKLRSLFGQFYLSDTVINHDLKVIKSILKSYSLSLSRRNYRIKIIGKEINIRKALQDILIKQNTSYLYTKNGIDFNTIRFCVKELEFINKKLKEEVPYPYNVNILSHLYILIMRYNSDSIKHPSLNNLTQEDINIIKNNKTAYVLAKQVIEHVETFLKARLPNNEIYFLLQYLLSSHLDIMDKIEDYGFKYDLVKRVTNFYIKNVINSLDLHTVDNEFKKDLSNHIRPMINRLYNSINIHNILLQDIKREYLPLFNIIVETSRQLSKKYKLPKISDAENGFITLYFARYLEQNRQYIRALVVCTTGIATAQLIKTKIQACFNNIIVVGDAASADIKRQLIKYSPIDLIISTIPLNENLGIPIVIVGALLTQQDKKRINDMISRILGSEKMLSDITNESLINLNIKATDWKDAIRKSSASLVREGYATKEYVEGMIKASEESGPYIVISKGVALPHARPELGAKKIGITITTLNTPINFGNYNNDPVKFVFSLCAIDNKSHLKAMSELVNFISNRIFLKKLEKENNPSDVYKLIQEFEMRYNENE